The Coccidioides posadasii str. Silveira chromosome 3, complete sequence genome contains a region encoding:
- a CDS encoding uncharacterized protein (EggNog:ENOG410PK3H~COG:C,G), with protein MSSFVEHSGHVPDVADTRPLNPLEEDIPPPCYSTKYGEMDIHHRGFGTNARVADDGRVDINIKERGRKLSNMLAPTLHPREDILELRPSIPSYLETCKGPVPRMNIVIQIVGSRGDVQPFIALGQSLKTKCGHRVRIATHPVFKEFVEEHNLEFFSIGADPTELMAYMVKNPGLMPGFDSLRNGDVGRRRKDIAEIISGCWRSCFEAGDGTGTPVADLDSLTRCMGDTQPFVADAIIANPPSFAHIHCAEKLGIPLHLMFTMPWSPTQAFPHPLVNIQFSNAEKGVANFVSYALIEMLTWQGLGDIINRFRERSLGLEPISVMWAPGMIPRLRVPYTYCWSSALLPKPRDWGPNIDISGFFFLEMASKYTPPPELSEFLAAGPPPVYIGFGSIVIDDPDEMTRLIFEAIKRSGQRALISKGWGGIGVEKPGIPDDILMIGNCPHDWLFQRVSCVVHHGGAGTTAAGIACGKPTIIVPFFGDQPFWGSIVSKAGAGPPPIPHKQLTADKLATAIISALEPGMQAKAKQLGVEVRKEPGIERGIESFHSQLHPGTVHCLLCPERAAVWRVKRTKIRLSAFAVALLITEGILDVRDLKLYRPREYDLEPGPRDPISGGAAALVESLVDFTIGFADFPARILLPLSFHRHQLPLSEKRSSSSPSPSYSGSKRGTPRRSSSSDRRQSDVDSRSPAPPSLLVDSAIVTAGLESFDKEHVDDQFVTNSERKARDAASQISRITAEEVIGAGRTASRLVTIGIKSPMNFALSVAKGFHNAPNLYGDDSVREQDKITGFQSGLRAAGKELGYGLYDGISGLVTQPLRGRKEGAKGVIKGIGKGIGGLVLKPGAGVFALAGYPLSGIQKEVQKLWSTSVECYIVACRTKQGYDEWNQSTREERQQALCKWYSLGADLEAKAAHSPFAAEWEAVSRILFDPKRRHERYREVEDVAAEPAAIEKLTPDNFREAVRSATHLLSSLINRYKNEPVTRAASQKNVAKSFTEIEPPEDEEQQQVIERALHASIAELDKAQACGDHQNAGDRALQACVNEARRVQEEIERAKCGSAKKDPWPKTEKKPDPCQEENRGRVGRDRRSEKRRLTKEGLDAVAEYAIWKTLTEKRRPTAEQTSISDRGPQQDDSGEMV; from the exons ATGTCGTCATTTGTGGAGCATTCTGGCCATGTGCCAGACGTCGCAGACACTCGACCACTCAACCCTTTGGAAGAGGATATTCCTCCTCCCTGCTACAGCACCAAATATGGAGAAATGGATATACATCATAGGGGGTTCGGGACAAATGCACGCGTTGCAG ACGATGGTCGGGTCGATATCAATATCAAGGAGAGAGGACGGAAATTATCCAATATGCTCGCTCCCACCTTGCATCCAAGGGAAGACATCCTTGAGCTGCGACCATCCATCCCCTCCTACCTCGAAACGTGCAAGGGTCCGGTGCCGCGAATGAACATTGTGATTCAGATTGTGGGCTCCCGGGGCGACGTTCAGCCATTTATAGCTCTGGGTCAGTCTTTGAAGACGAAATGTGGCCATCGGGTGCGAATTGCGACACATCCCGTCTTCAAAGAGTTTGTGGAAGAACACAATCTAGAATTTTTTAGCATCGGAGCCGATCCCACAGAGCTGATGGCATACATGGTCAAGAATCCGGGTCTCATGCCAGGATTCGATTCCCTCAGGAATGGCGACGTGGGAAGGCGACGGAAAGATATAGCTGAGATAATTTCTGGCTGCTGGCGGTCTTGTTTTGAAGCTGGTGATGGTACTGGGACGCCCGTTGCAGACCTTGATTCACTCACGAGATGTATGGGCGATACACAACCGTTCGTCGCAGACGCAATAATCGCAAACCCTCCTAGCTTTGCCCACATCCATTGTGCAGAAAAGCTAGGGATCCCCCTTCATCTCATGTTCAC AATGCCGTGGTCACCAACGCAAGCGTTTCCGCATCCGCTGGTAAATATCCAATTTTCCAACGCCGAAAAAGGAGTGGCCAATTTCGTTTCGTATGCGCTTATTGAGATGCTCACCTGGCAAGGATTGGGTGACATCATAAATCGATTCAGAGAACGGAGTTTGGGATTAGAACCGATAAGTGTAATGTGGGCTCCGGGGATGATCCCACGATTAAGAGTGCCTTATACGTATTGCTG GTCTTCCGCTCTTCTCCCCAAGCCTAGAGACTGGGGTCCGAATATCGACATCTCCggtttcttcttcctcgagATGGCGTCCAAATATACTCCTCCACCTGAACTTTCCGAATTTCTTGCCGCTGGACCTCCTCCAGTGTATATTGGGTTCGGCTCTATCGTAATTGATGATCCTGACGAAATGACCCGGTTAATTTTTGAGGCAATAAAGAGATCGGGGCAGAGGGCTCTTATATCAAAAGGTTGGGGCGGCATTGGTGTCGAGAAGCCTGGAATACCAGACGATATTTTAATGATTGGCAATTGTCCCCATGACTGGTTATTTCAACGTGTCTCGTGTGTTGTTCATCATGGTGGCGCTGGAACAACCGCTGCTGGTATTGCTTGTGGAAAGCCAACTATCATTGTGCCTTTCTTCGGCGATCAGCCGTTTTGGGGATCAATTGTTTCCAAGGCTGGAGCAGGACCGCCTCCTATTCCACATAAACAACTAACAGCGGATAAATTAGCCACTGCGATCATCTCAGCTCTCGAACCAGGAATGCAAGCGAAAGCGAAACAGTTAGGCGTAGAAGTCCGAAAAGAGCCAGGCATCGAAAGAGGCATCGAATCTTTTCACAGCCAGCTCCATCCCGGAACCGTGCACTGCTTACTCTGTCCTGAACGAGCAGCCGTGTGGCGTGTGAAGCGCACCAAGATTCGTTTAAGCGCATTCGCAGTGGCCCTTTTGATCACGGAGGGTATTCTAGATGTGCGGGATCTTAAGTT GTATCGCCCAAGGGAATATGACCTCGAACCCGGTCCACGTGATCCTATCAGCGGAGGAGCGGCGGCGCTGGTTGAGAGCCTGGTCGACTTTACGATAGGATTCGCGGATTTCCCGGCTAGAATCCTTCTCCCGCTTTCATTTCATCGTCATCAATTGCCGTTGAGCGAAAAGAGGAGCTCAAGCTCTCCGTCTCCTTCCTACTCTGGCTCCAAACGTGGCACTCCGCGGAGATCATCCTCTTCAGATCGAAGACAGTCAGATGTCGACTCACGTTCTCCCGCACCCCCAAGTTTGCTGGTCGATTCGGCCATTGTTACCGCAGGTTTAGAGTCATTCGATAAGGAGCATGTTGATGACCAATTTGTCACAAATTCTGAAAGAAAGGCCAG AGATGCGGCCTCTCAGATATCGAGGATTACGGCAGAAGAGGTAATTGGGGCGGGACGGACGGCTTCTAGACTTGTTACAATAGGGATAAAGTCGCCCATGAACTTTGCTCTCAGTGTAGCAAAAGGATTTCATAATGCGCCAAATCTGTACGGGGATGATAGTGTGCGAGAACAAGATAAGATAACTGGTTTCCAAAGCGGCTTACGGGCCGCTGGAAAG GAACTCGGTTACGGCCTTTATGACGGTATATCAGGTCTTGTCACCCAGCCTCTTCGCGGACGTAAAGAGGGCGCAAAAGGAGTTATAAAAGGTATTGGGAAAGGTATCGGGGGGTTGGTTCTAAAGCCTGGTGCTG GTGTGTTTGCTCTAGCCGGGTATCCATTGAGTGGAATTCAGAAGGAGGTTCAGAAACTCTGGAGCACCAGTGTAGAATGTTATATCGTGGCCTGCCGAACTAAGCAAGGTTATGACGAGTGGAACCAGTCGACTCGGGAGGAGCGACAGCAAGCGCTTTGCAAGTGGTATTCTCTCGGTGCGGATCTCGAGGCCAAGGCAGCCCACTCCCCATTTGCAGCGGAATGGGAAGCAGTTTCCCGAATATTATTTGATCCTAAGAGACGCCATGAACGTTACCGCGAAGTTGAAGACGTTGCCGCTGAGCCTGCTGCCATAGAGAAACTTACTCCTGATAACTTCCGCGAAGCCGTACGGAGTGCAACCCACTTGCTCTCAAGTCTTATTAACAGGTACAAAAATGAGCCGGTAACCCGAGCTGCAAGTCAAAAGAATGTTGCAAAGAGCTTTACGGAAATCGAGCCTCCGGAGGACGAGGAACAGCAGCAGGTGATTGAACGTGCACTCCATGCAAGCATTGCTGAGCTGGACAAGGCCCAAGCGTGTGGAGATCACCAAAATGCAGGGGATCGGGCTCTTCAAGCATGTGTTAATGAAGCACGGCGTGTCCAAGAGGAGATAGAGAGAGCAAAATGCGGTTCTGCCAAAAAAGACCCATGGCCCAAGACTGAAAAAAAGCCAGACCCTTGCCAAGAGGAAAATAGAGGTAGGGTAGGCCGTGATCGACGATCTGAGAAACGCAGGCTCACGAAAGAAGGTCTTGACGCGGTTGCGGAATATGCCATATGGAAGACATTGACGGAGAAGAGGAGGCCCACGGCTGAACAAACGTCCATCAGCGACCGTGGTCCACAGCAAGATGATAGTGGGGAGATGGTGTGA
- a CDS encoding uncharacterized protein (SECRETED:SignalP(1-26)~EggNog:ENOG410Q561): MHLTTLIPTAMLLAVTMVVLVGTADAVWTCPSGRDPLCCARYTDEGKVEGVVIGSECNEAPRTARCGDASNPLCCKPNVSGWVESARWVKLT; encoded by the exons ATGCATCTCACCACGCTTATCCCGACAGCGATGCTCTTGGCAGTCACAATGGTGGTGCTAGTTGGCACCGCCGATGCAGTGTGGACTTGTCCAAGTGGTCGTGATCCATTGTGCTGCGCTAGATATACAGACGAAGGAAAAGTTGAAGGTGTTGTTATCGGAAGTGAAT GTAACGAAGCACCGAGAACCGCGAGATGCGGTGATGCCTCGAACCCTCTTTGCTGCAAGCCAAATGTGAGTGGTTGGGTCGAGAGTGCCCGCTGGGTGAAGTTGACATGA
- a CDS encoding uncharacterized protein (EggNog:ENOG410PFV6~COG:S~TransMembrane:9 (o18-38i63-84o90-109i116-135o147-172i184-204o224-241i253-273o285-303i)~BUSCO:9399at33183) → MVVEQTTPGISTMVSDKYVGLALAILSTMAIGTSFVITKRGLMEASERHGFEGEGYSYLKSPIWWGGIITLIVGEVANFAAYAFAPAILVTPLGALSVLIGAVLGSYFLHERLGILGKLGCALSLLGSVIIVLHAPPDEEIETVDEILGYAIQPGFLLYCLAVAIFSTVMIYRVAPVYGKKNPMIYISICSTVGSVSVMAVKAFGIALKLTLAGNNQFTHPSTYAFAIVVVCCILTQMNYFNKALSQFSTSIVNPLYYVTFTTATLCASFILFHGFNTTDSVNTISLLCGFLIIFAGVYLLNLSRTDPDGHTMLNGKTDEEGGVPTDGIASLQTRRSLQNRRSVDHRRSSSSLTYFHGSSDREGLMRSYDVEAGAFGLTDLADSDDGGRNSTSRKASQQVERQHVAPKSSEP, encoded by the exons ATGGTCGTGGAGCAAACCACTCCGGGAATAAGCACAATGGTTTCCGACAA ATATGTTGGATTGGCGCTGGCCATTCTTTCGACAATGGCAATTG GCACAAGTTTTGTTATCACGAAAAGG GGTTTAATGGAGGCTTCAGAGAGACATGGCTTTGAAGGCGAAGGATATTCCTACCTGAAGAGTCCAATATGGTGGGGAGGCATAATTACAC TAATTGTTGGTGAGGTCGCCAATTTCGCAGCCTATGCCTTCGCGCCAGCTATCCTTGTCACCCCCTTAGGCGCCTTAAGTGTGTTAATCGG GGCTGTCCTGGGGTCTTACTTTTTACATGAAAGATTAGGAATACTCGGAAAGCTTGGCTGTGCGCTGTCGCTCCTTGGATCCGTTATCATTGTTCTACATGCACCGCCGGATGAGGAGATAGAGACTGTGGACGAGATTTTAGGCTATGCGATCCAGCCCG GGTTTTTGCTTTACTGTCTCGCCGTCGCGATATTCTCGACCGTCATGATATACCGAGTAGCCCCAGTCTATGGCAAGAAGAACCCGATGATTTACATCTCCATTTGCTCGACGGTTGGATCGGTTTCTGTCATGGCTGTCAAGGCGTTCGGCATTGCATTGAAACTCACCCTAGCTGGGAACAACCAGTTCACGCATCCCTCAACGTATGCTTTCGCCATTGTGGTCGTCTGTTGCATTCTCACCCAGATGAATTATTTCAATAAGGCTCTAAGCCAATTTTCTACTTCAAT TGTTAATCCTCTATATTATGTGACTTTTACGACTGCTACCCTCTGCGCCTCCTTCATCCTTTTCCACGGGTTCAACACCACAGATAGTGTCAACACCATTTCGCTTTTATGTGGTTTTCTCATTATATTTGCCGGAGTGTACCTCCTAAATTTATCGCGAACGGATCCAGACGGGCATACTATGCTTAACGGCAAAACCGATGAGGAAGGCGGTGTACCCACCGATGGCATTGCCAGTTTGCAAACACGTCGATCACTCCAAAACAGAAGAAGCGTTGACCATCGACGGAGCTCTTCGAGTCTAACATACTTCCATGGCTCGAGTGACCGTGAAGGTTTGATGCGATCTTATGATGTTGAGGCGGGCGCATTCGGCCTCACGGATTTGGCAGACAGCGATGATGGAGGACGAAACAGCACGTCTCGGAAAGCGAGCCAACAGGTCGAGCGTCAGCACGTCGCCCCAAAGAGTAGTGAACCATAA
- a CDS encoding uncharacterized protein (EggNog:ENOG410PGTK~COG:I~BUSCO:1297at33183), translating into MPGLVRKLLIIAAVDGLILQPYGNGTRNYGGAGSPSLQIDYKTPRMQPLLTDRTVHARNDKRLEAHGVIGILSVASYSFLISITQREQVAQILGKPIFIITGVAVIPLSSQTDASKAIVHAQRSLKTESAFGADGTSDNETDQSEAPDQEDINPDSLPPPLDREKQIPSVQPNSHIAEDVIKKRGRYRRFASQWFFEKLWQGENKPSRDVEFRNLSNPSARGRNHNDPQMHDAMELEEFDSSGRKLVPSPRPDESEERAHELMPKFLRYTKMFFGSRSFYFSYDYDITRRFSFQDPQVSRLPLSTRADPLFFWNRHLLSPFIESGELDFALPVMQGFIGQQEFTAEPLLGPSDTHAGGEVCDPVGEDENPAPPSPGGNDRFLLTLISRRSIKRSGVRYLRRGVDDEGNTANMVETEQILSRPSWDPTSKVYSLLQLRGSIPLYFSQSPYTFKPIPVLRHSASTNQLAFDKHFHDIGMRYGKVQAVCLLDKHGVEVNIGEAYEKYLDKFNSTGGLNGHDVGYEWFDFHSECRGMKFENVRRLVAKLADTLDAFGDTVVENHGVLRTQSGIVRTNCMDCLDRTGVTQCAFGQRALEQQLKQEGYFIDLQTSTTTQWFNILWADNGDAISRQYSSTAALKGDYTRTRKRNYRGALNDLGLTLSRYYNNIVNDYFSQACIDYLLGLVTTGVFDQFEMELESTDPGISMEKVQQNAIETSCKIVISDDKEELVGGWTMLSPHEPNTLRSLPFEQSVLLLTNAAVYCCRFDWNTEKVTSFERIDLDSITKIKYGTYITSTLTEAQMDEKRNVGIAITYMPGKKTMLRVNTRSLQSLSDQARAEGERSALDWDLTSLLKGPSAPPCRHVAFKIPQTTPVALASPMKVVVSELDTAQTICNDIERTARKSRGLSHPEELSMVEEAKIISLTDAKKQTGYLEHLVFDIKKLVWA; encoded by the exons ATGCCGGGCCTGGTGAGAAAACTTCTGATCATCGCGGCAGTTGACGGCTTGATACTTCAACCGTATGGAAATGGAACTCGCAACTATGGCGGTGCGGGGTCTCCCTCGCTGCAAATCGACTATAAGACTCCTCGAATGCAACCGCTGTTGACAGACCGCACTGTTCACGCCAGGAACGACAAGCGACTTGAGGCGCATGGGGTTATCG GGATACTCTCCGTTGCTTCATATTCCTTCCTGATATCGATTACCCAGCGGGAGCAGGTGGCTCAAATTCTAGGAAAACCGATTTTTATAATAACAGGCGTCGCGGTTATACCCTTGTCGTCACAGACAGATGCCTCCAAAGCGATCGTGCACGCACAGCGCTCCTTGAAAACGGAGTCCGCGTTTGGGGCTGATGGCACCTCGGATAATGAAACGGATCAATCCGAAGCGCCTGATCAAGAGGATATAAACCCGGATTCATTGCCCCCTCCTCTTGATCGAGAAAAGCAGATACCTTCCGTTCAACCCAACAGCCACATTGCTGAAGATGTTATCAAGAAAAGAGGTCGCTATCGTAGATTTGCAAGTCAATGGTTCTTTGAAAAGCTATGGCAAGGCGAAAATAAGCCATCCAGGGATGTGGAGTTCAGAAACCTGAGTAATCCATCCGCCAGAGGGCGAAATCATAACGACCCCCAAATGCACGATGCTATGGAacttgaagaatttgattCCTCAGGACGGAAGTTGGTGCCGTCTCCACGGCCCGACGAGAGTGAAGAACGAGCTCATGAGCTGATGCCAAAATTTTTACGATATACCAAAATGTTTTTTGGCTCAAGaagtttttatttttcctaTGATTATGATATCACAAGAAGATTTAGTTTTCAAGATCCTCAAGTTTCCCGATTACCTCTATCAACTAGAGCTGATCCATTG TTTTTCTGGAATAGACATTTGCTGTCACCCTTTATAGAAAGTGGAGAGCTTGACTTTGCCCTTCCTGTAATGCAAGGCTTTATCGGTCAGCAGGAATTCACTGCTGAACCCCTCCTTGGTCCAAGTGATACTCATGCCGGTGGAGAAGTCTGTGACCCTGTTGGCGAGGACGAGAATCCTGCTCCACCATCGCCTGGAGGAAATGATAGGTTCCTCCTTACTCTCATCTCTCGTCGATCCATTAAGAGATCTGGAGTTCGGTATCTTCGCCGAGGTGTCGATGATGAAGGTAACACTGCGAATATGGTCGAGACAGAACAGATACTATCCCGGCCGTCGTGGGATCCTACTTCAAAGGTATATTCCTTGCTGCAGCTACGTGGATCAATTCCACTGTACTTTTCGCAATCACCCTACACATTTAAGCCGATCCCTGTACTTCGACATTCCGCTTCCACAAATCAACTTGCTTTTGATAAGCATTTTCACGACATTGGAATGAGATATGGAAAGGTACAGGCTGTGTGCCTCCTTGACAAGCACGGAGTGGAAGTCAACATCGGAGAAGCCTACGAGAAATATCTTGACAAGTTTAATAGCACTGGAGGCCTTAATGGTCACGATGTGGGATATGAATGGTTTGATTTCCATTCGGAGTGTCGAGGTATGAAATTTGAAAACGTAAGGCGGCTCGTTGCTAAACTAGCTGATACCCTGGATGCTTTTGGAGATACTGTGGTCGAGAACCACGGGGTTTTGAGGACCCAGTCAGGAATTGTGAGGACTAACTGTATGGATTGCTTGGATCGTACTGGTGTCACGCAGTGCGCCTTTGGCCAACGAGCCTTGGAGCAACAGCTAAAACAAGAAGGCTATTTTATTGACCTCCAAACCAGCACCACTACCCAGTGGTTTAATATTTTGTGGGCTGACAACGGGGATGCCATCTCTAGGCAATATTCCTCGACTGCTGCTTTGAAAGGAGACTATACAAGAACCAGGAAACGCAACTATCGCGGGGCACTAAACGACCTAGGCCTAACACTCTCTCGGTACTATAACAATATTGTGAACGACTATTTCTCACAAGCATGCATCGATTATTTGCTTGGGCTTGTCACGACGGGAGTATTTGACCAGTTCGAAATGGAACTTGAAAGCACAGACCCCGGGATCTCAATGGAAAAAGTCCAGCAGAATGCGATAGaaacaagttgtaagatCGTTATTTCCGACGATAAAGAGGAGCTTGTTGGAGGTTGGACCATGTTGAGTCCTCACGAGCCGAATACGTTGAGGTCCCTGCCGTTCGAACAGTCCGTCCTCTTGCTCACTAATGCGGCCGTCTATTGCTGTCGATTCGATTGGAATACAGAGAAAGTTACGTCGTTCGAGCGCATTGACCTCGATTCTATTACGAAAATAAAATACGGCACGTATATTACGTCTACCCTCACTGAAGCTCAGATGGACGAGAAGCGAAATGTGGGTATAGCAATTACCTATATGCCAGGAAAGAAAACCATGTTGCGGGTCAATACTCGTTCCCTCCAGAGCCTGAGCGATCAAGCGCGAGCCGAAGGCGAAAGATCCGCTTTAGACTGGGACCTAACTTCTCTTCTCAAGGGTCCCAGTGCACCGCCTTGTCGCCATGTTGCCTTCAAGATACCACAAACCACACCAGTCGCTCTCGCAAGCCCGATGAAGGTTGTCGTAAGCGAACTAGACACAGCGCAGACCATTTGCAACGATATCGAACGAACGGCAAGGAAGTCTCGGGGGCTAAGTCACCCAGAGGAGCTGTCGATGGTCGAAGAAGCGAAGATCATATCTCTTACCGATGCAAAGAAGCAAACCGGATACCTGGAGCATCTGGTTTTTGACATAAAGAAACTTGTTTGGGCTTAA
- a CDS encoding uncharacterized protein (EggNog:ENOG410PJ5B~COG:U,Y~BUSCO:1315at33183), which yields MQRALQSAIVNMAWQPEEEPLRQLAGFLNDSLNGFDHAVQKHAEHMLAQATSSPDFVNYLSYLICTAQVPSAIGFDANQYVVIRVAAAMNLKTKLRVAYGTITPNSLGYIRSSSMVALQDPSGQVRNASGSIISEMVKQGGVLSWPTLFEELLSLVGNSTGSVPIVTQESAMSALEKVCEDNRKILDRDYQGQRPLSIILPKLMEFTASPSPKVRSMALSTVQMFISSRPDALMGALDTFVHELFKLAHDQDTDVRKTVCQSIVQLVDVAPDKLAPHMEGLVNYIIMQQNNIEDPELALDAAEFWLTVGEQKQLQQSLVPYLGKVIPVLLHNMIYDEDDAALLAGEEDDAEFEDKEEELRPQFAKSKGARLPGLKSGDQPNGDGKAAQEEDDLSDGEIEDDSDYGDDPEDEWTVRKCSAAALDVFATVYHQPVFETILPYLRDNLKHAKWTNREAAVLALGAIADGCMDSVTPHLPELIPYLISLLSDPEPIVRKITCWCLGRYSEWAAHLEPTEKARFFEPMMEGILHRMLDNNKKVQEAAASAFTSLEEKSDANLIPYCQPILRQFVLCFQKYKDRNMYVLYDCVQTLAESVMSELAKPELVEILMPALIERWNKVSDQSRELFPLLECLGYIASAYGDAFSPFAPPIFARCIKILYENIQEYINAVNNATGDEPDKDFLVTSLDLLSCIIQAIDPQKSGELVANSQPRFFDLLCYCLQDPNGEVRLSSYALLGDCAINLFPHLQPFLPTIMPVLIKQLDLDLIRDDDSASGLSVINNACWACGEIAIHAKAAMAPYLESLYQAFAIIMSNEEVPDSVNENAAIALGRLGSGCPEQLAPHLARFAEMFLRSMSKVEFTREKSSSFLGFNQVVQQNPKAMESCLGEYFHAIALFPMKSLSQPEFTSLQHSFQQVLQGYKSLIPDFNAFLSSLPVNVTRKLQSSYQL from the exons ATGCAAAGAGCACTCCAATCAGCTATTGTCAACATGGCATGGCAACCAGAGGAGGAACCATTGAGGCAGCTAGCCGGATTCCTGAATGACTCCCTCAATGGTTTTGATCATGCTGTACAGAAACACGCTGAGCAT ATGCTCGCGCAAGCGACATCATCACCGGATTTCGTGAACTATCTATCGTACCTCATCTGCACCGCCCAAGTGCCATCCGCGATTGGCTTCGACGCAAACCAGTATGTCGTAATCCGAGTAGCTGCCGCGATGAACCTCAAAACAAAACTGCGCGTGGCGTACGGAACGATTACTCCGAACAGCCTAGGGTATATCCGTTCCTCATCCATGGTCGCATTGCAGGACCCGTCGGGCCAGGTTCGGAACGCATCAGGCTCGATAATATCAGAGATGGTGAAACAAGGTGGCGTATTATCATGGCCGACGCTCTTTGAGGAACTCTTGTCGTTGGTCGGCAACTCCACCGGATCTGTACCAATAGTTACTCAAGAGTCGGCCATGTCCGCCTTGGAGAAGGTATGCGAGGATAACCGGAAGATCCTGGACAGAGACTACCAAGGCCAGCGCCCGCTAAGTATCATTCTGCCGAAATTGATGGAGTTTACTGCCAGCCCCAGCCCAAAAGTCCGTTCCATGGCCCTATCCACCGTCCAGATGTTTATCTCCTCTAGACCCGATGCTCTCATGGGTGCATTGGACACCTTTGTCCACGAACTCTTCAAGCTGGCCCATGATCAGGACACGGATGTACGGAAGACAGTGTGCCAGTCAATTGTGCAGCTTGTCGATGTCGCCCCGGATAAACTGGCCCCCCATATGGAAGGCTTAGTGAACTATATAATCATGCAGCAAAATAATATCGAAGACCCGGAGCTCGCGCTCGATGCAGCTGAATTCTGGTTGACGGTTGGCGAGCAGAAACAGCTGCAGCAGTCCTTAGTGCCTTATCTCGGAAAAGTCATTCCTGTTTTACTCCATAATATGATATACGATGAGGATGATGCGGCGTTGTTGGCAGGTGAGGAAGACGATGCCGAGTTCGAAGACAAGGAAGAGGAGTTGAGACCACAATTTGCGAAGAGCAAAGGTGCAAGGCTACCTGGTTTGAAGAGTGGTGACCAGCCCAACGGTGACGGGAAAGCCGCGCAAGAAGAGGATGATCTGAGTGATGGCGAAATCGAAGATGACTCCGACTACGGGGATGACCCAGAGGATGAGTGGACCGTGAGGAAATGCTCGGCCGCTGCTCTCGATGTTTTTGCCACCGTTTACCATCAGCCAGTTTTCGAGACTATCCTGCCTTACCTGAGGGATAACTTGAAGCACGCCAAATGGACCAACAGAGAGGCTGCTGTGCTAGCCTTGGGAGCCATTGCCGACGGTTGCATGGATTCGGTGACGCCTCATCTTCCCGAACTCATTCCCTACCTTATCTCTCTTTTATCTGACCCAGAACCTATCGTGAGAAAAATAACATGCTGGTGTTTAGGAAGATATTCTGAATGGGCGGCACATCTAGAGCCGACCGAAAAGGCCCGCTTTTTTGAACCGATGATGGAAGGTATCCTTCATAGGATGTTGGATAACAACAAAAAGGTCCAAGAAGCCGCTGCATCTGCTTTCACAAGTTTGGAAGAAAAGTCCGATGCCAACCTGATACCTTACTGCCAGCCCATTCTCCGCCAATTTGTGTTGTGCTTCCAAAAGTACAAGGATCGCAATATGTACGTTCTATACGATTGTGTGCAGACACTGGCCGAATCTGTGATGTCGGAGCTCGCTAAACCCGAACTCGTTGAAATATTGATGCCGGCCCTCATCGAGAGATGGAACAAGGTGTCGGATCAATCCAGAGAACTTTTCccgcttcttgaatgttTAGGATACATTGCCTCTGCATACGGAGATGCGTTCTCTCCATTCGCACCTCCAATTTTTGCCAGATGTATCAAGATCCTGTACGAAAATATTCAGGAATACATCAATGCAGTCAATAACGCAACCGGCGACGAACCAGACAAGGACTTCTTGGTAACCAGCTTGGATCTCCTGAGCTGTATCATCCAGGCGATCGATCCTCAGAAGAGCGGAGAGCTTGTCGCAAACTCACAGCCACGGTTCTTTGACCTTCTTTGCTACTGTTTGCAAGATCCCAACGGTGAAGTCAGGCTTTCATCTTATGCTTTACTTGGGGACTGTGCAATCAACCTTTTCCCTCACCTCCAACCGTTCCTCCCGACAATTATGCCAGTTCTCATCAAACAGCTTGATTTGGATTTGATACGGGACGATGACTCGGCGAGTGGCCTTAGTGTGATCAATAACGCGTGCTGGGCGTGTGGTGAAATCGCCATACACGCCAAGGCCGCCATGGCGCCGTATTTGGAGAGTCTATATCaagcttttgctataatCATGAGCAATGAAGAGGTGCCTGACTCGGTGAACGAAAACGCAGCTATCGCCCTTGGACGACTCGGATCTGGTTGCCCGGAGCAACTTGCCCCACATCTTGCACGCTTTGCTGAGATGTTTCTCCGGTCTATGTCCAAAGTTGAATTCACGCGGGAGAAGTCCAGTTCGTTTTTGGGGTTCAATCAAGTGGTCCAGCAGAACCCCAAAGCGATGGAGAGCTGCCTCGGAGAGTATTTCCATGCTATCGCACTGTTCCCTATGAAGTCGCTAAGTCAGCCCGAGTTCACCAGCTTACAACATTCCTTTCAACAG GTGCTACAAGGTTATAAGAGCCTGATACCGGATTTCAACGCCTTCCTTTCGTCATTACCGGTCAACGTCACACGGAAACTTCAATCGAGTTATCAATTatag